A region from the Nonlabens sp. YIK11 genome encodes:
- a CDS encoding PQQ-dependent sugar dehydrogenase produces the protein MRILLALSALLILSTSCKKAFSETKDADSLAASSLEAPYVTNDSVNQKVPKVDGIPLIEDQKNYTLTPVVEGLNNPWGMDWLPNGDLVYTEKEGKMFRFDGTTSIEIQNVPEVYIRGQGGLLDVMVHPDFDVNNIIFISYASSIGDEDGGNTAIASAVLNNDKLTNLKVLYKAVPNTKKGQHFGSRFAWGNDNKLYFSIGERGERDVNPQDITRDGGKIYRINDDGSIPEDNPFVGITDAKTAAYTYGNRNPQGLLKHPVTGEIIAHEHGPRGGDEINIIKAGVNYGWPVISYGINYSGSKFTEITEKEGMAQPIYYWVPSIAPSGFAVINDASYEDWNGNFLVGSLKFQYLEMLYMDGHQVTKREKLVDGLGRLRNVKIGPDNQIYIGVEGKGIYKISR, from the coding sequence ATGAGAATTCTGCTTGCCTTAAGTGCTTTACTAATACTATCCACATCTTGTAAAAAGGCATTTTCTGAGACCAAAGATGCTGATTCCTTAGCAGCTTCTTCTTTAGAAGCGCCTTATGTAACCAATGACAGTGTCAATCAAAAAGTGCCTAAAGTAGATGGTATTCCATTGATTGAAGATCAAAAAAACTATACGCTAACGCCTGTTGTAGAAGGGCTCAACAATCCATGGGGCATGGATTGGTTGCCTAACGGTGATTTGGTCTATACAGAAAAGGAGGGCAAAATGTTTCGTTTTGATGGGACTACTTCTATTGAAATCCAAAACGTTCCCGAAGTTTATATACGTGGACAAGGTGGATTGCTGGATGTAATGGTTCATCCAGATTTTGATGTTAACAATATCATTTTTATATCCTATGCCAGTTCCATCGGTGATGAAGATGGCGGAAACACCGCTATCGCCAGTGCCGTTCTAAACAACGACAAATTGACGAATCTCAAGGTACTGTACAAAGCAGTTCCTAATACTAAAAAAGGACAGCATTTTGGCAGCAGGTTTGCTTGGGGCAACGATAATAAATTATACTTCTCCATAGGCGAGCGTGGCGAGCGCGACGTGAATCCGCAAGATATTACTCGTGATGGCGGTAAGATTTATAGAATTAATGATGACGGCAGCATTCCAGAAGACAATCCATTTGTGGGAATCACAGATGCCAAAACCGCCGCCTACACGTACGGTAACAGAAACCCGCAAGGTTTATTGAAACATCCTGTTACCGGTGAGATTATTGCTCACGAACATGGTCCTCGCGGCGGTGATGAAATCAACATCATAAAAGCTGGTGTGAACTACGGCTGGCCGGTCATAAGCTACGGCATCAACTATAGTGGTAGCAAATTCACTGAGATTACCGAGAAAGAAGGTATGGCACAGCCTATTTATTACTGGGTTCCCAGCATTGCACCTAGCGGCTTTGCTGTTATAAATGATGCTTCCTATGAAGACTGGAATGGTAATTTTCTAGTGGGTAGTTTAAAATTTCAGTACCTAGAAATGCTCTATATGGATGGTCATCAAGTGACCAAACGTGAAAAACTGGTAGACGGTTTAGGCCGTTTACGTAATGTCAAAATAGGTCCCGACAATCAAATTTATATAGGAGTTGAGGGCAAAGGCATCTATAAGATTAGCCGATAA
- a CDS encoding c-type cytochrome, producing MNKILSIIILSLLFTSCGNEAKKETTAATTVTKAEPLDPLEESVKRGREIYSELCVTCHLPNGKGVPGAFPPLNPSDWLTKKRTESIHAVKYGLKGEIVVNGDPYNSVMLPLGLDDQEVADVMNYTIQTWNKGDMVTMEEVAAVEKE from the coding sequence ATGAACAAAATACTGAGCATTATTATCCTCTCGCTGCTTTTTACCAGTTGTGGGAATGAAGCCAAAAAAGAAACTACAGCTGCAACAACTGTAACAAAAGCAGAGCCTCTCGACCCATTAGAGGAAAGTGTGAAACGCGGCAGGGAAATCTATTCCGAATTATGTGTGACCTGCCACTTGCCCAACGGTAAAGGAGTTCCTGGTGCGTTCCCACCATTAAACCCTTCTGACTGGCTCACTAAAAAACGAACCGAAAGTATACATGCTGTAAAATATGGCTTGAAAGGTGAGATTGTTGTCAACGGTGATCCATATAACAGTGTGATGCTACCGTTGGGATTGGACGATCAAGAAGTGGCAGATGTAATGAATTATACCATCCAGACCTGGAACAAAGGCGATATGGTAACTATGGAAGAAGTGGCTGCGGTAGAAAAGGAATAA
- a CDS encoding DUF2853 family protein has translation MSKFDEKLEKYVASYKEHVGGSLDEELLKKVTKGLGPSIYNRDAETVSAEKSEMERVVANYLQKKLGLSGDNLMASVEAVIEKYGKSNRSKYRAVVYYMLCVHHGKQSVYN, from the coding sequence ATGAGTAAATTTGATGAAAAGCTTGAAAAATACGTGGCATCCTACAAAGAACATGTAGGAGGTAGCCTTGATGAAGAATTGCTTAAAAAAGTAACCAAAGGTTTAGGCCCATCGATCTACAATCGCGATGCAGAAACAGTAAGCGCAGAGAAATCTGAGATGGAACGCGTGGTGGCCAACTATCTTCAAAAGAAATTAGGTCTTTCTGGAGATAATCTAATGGCATCTGTTGAAGCCGTCATCGAGAAATACGGAAAGAGTAACCGCTCTAAGTACCGTGCTGTAGTGTATTACATGTTGTGTGTGCACCACGGTAAGCAATCCGTTTACAACTAG
- the menD gene encoding 2-succinyl-5-enolpyruvyl-6-hydroxy-3-cyclohexene-1-carboxylic-acid synthase, with protein sequence MMTSVLHAQQIIQLFKKRDIKNIIISPGSRNAPLTISFSQDSFFNCYSIVDERCAGHFAMGIAQQLQEPTVLLCTSGSALLNYYPAVAEAYYSEIPLIVLSADRPPHKIDIGDGQTIRQKHVFANHILFDTQLEMINRSDQKEYLITNERQLNKAINTAISKHGPVHINVPFEEPLYNTVEQPSIDVKVMDVLKDETTEIPATFYENWNNSKRKLVILSTLNPPVFEKEDIDRLTADGSVLVMSEVSSNIVHENIVWGIDTLIAPIEFDDDQIAALQPDMVVTIGGMIVSKKIKQYLRRFETNIHYHIGKRRAYDTFFKLAAHIKIAPRKWLQSLPAQTQPSNYQEQWLNHFKDYLSKRPAYFDKIGWSDMKVFELLFEHLPDDIVLQLGNSSTIRYAQLFKMNATHRIFSNRGTSGIDGCTSTAIGAAVGSGMPTFLITGDLSFFYDSNGLWNNYTPKDFKIILINNSGGGIFRILPGEKQEDYFSTYFETTHHLDASNLCAMHGFGYTKIDDEFAFAKAYQQFIHTNTAPQLLEIQTPREINDKILLDYFKFLR encoded by the coding sequence ATGATGACATCCGTTCTACACGCACAGCAAATCATCCAGTTATTCAAGAAAAGGGATATTAAAAACATTATTATATCTCCAGGTTCTCGTAATGCTCCGTTAACCATTAGTTTCTCTCAGGATTCATTTTTCAATTGTTATAGTATTGTTGATGAGCGATGTGCAGGGCATTTTGCCATGGGAATTGCGCAACAGCTGCAGGAGCCAACGGTTCTGCTTTGTACCAGCGGTAGTGCTTTGCTCAATTATTATCCTGCGGTGGCAGAGGCCTACTATAGTGAGATACCATTAATTGTTTTGAGTGCTGACCGTCCACCGCACAAGATTGATATAGGCGATGGCCAGACCATACGCCAAAAACATGTTTTTGCAAACCATATCTTGTTTGATACGCAATTGGAAATGATCAACAGATCAGATCAGAAGGAATATTTGATTACTAACGAACGGCAGCTCAATAAAGCGATCAACACAGCTATTTCAAAGCACGGTCCCGTTCACATTAACGTCCCGTTTGAAGAACCGCTGTATAATACGGTAGAACAGCCATCCATTGACGTGAAAGTGATGGATGTGCTTAAGGATGAGACCACCGAGATCCCAGCGACATTTTACGAAAATTGGAACAATTCAAAACGTAAGCTTGTTATTCTCTCGACGCTCAATCCGCCAGTATTTGAGAAGGAAGATATAGATCGTTTGACCGCAGACGGCAGTGTGTTGGTGATGAGTGAGGTAAGCTCAAATATCGTGCACGAGAATATTGTTTGGGGAATCGACACCTTGATAGCGCCTATTGAGTTTGACGATGATCAGATTGCAGCCTTGCAGCCAGATATGGTAGTTACCATAGGCGGTATGATCGTTTCTAAAAAGATCAAGCAATACCTGCGCAGGTTTGAGACCAATATCCATTACCATATAGGCAAACGTAGGGCCTATGATACCTTTTTTAAACTTGCCGCGCATATCAAGATCGCGCCTAGAAAATGGTTACAGTCGCTACCAGCGCAAACACAACCCAGCAATTATCAAGAACAATGGCTCAATCATTTCAAGGATTACCTTTCAAAGCGTCCTGCCTATTTTGACAAAATAGGATGGAGCGATATGAAGGTTTTTGAATTGTTATTTGAACACCTTCCAGATGACATCGTTTTGCAATTAGGCAACAGTAGTACCATTAGGTATGCGCAGTTATTCAAGATGAACGCTACACACCGTATTTTTTCAAATCGTGGCACCAGTGGTATTGACGGCTGCACCAGCACCGCCATAGGTGCCGCGGTAGGTTCTGGAATGCCCACGTTTTTAATTACTGGCGATCTTAGTTTTTTCTACGATTCCAATGGCCTTTGGAACAATTACACTCCCAAGGACTTTAAGATCATACTGATCAACAATAGCGGTGGTGGCATCTTTAGAATCTTGCCAGGTGAGAAGCAGGAAGATTATTTCTCCACCTATTTTGAGACCACACACCATTTAGACGCCAGTAACTTGTGTGCCATGCATGGGTTTGGTTATACAAAGATTGATGATGAGTTCGCTTTCGCGAAAGCGTACCAACAATTCATCCATACGAATACTGCACCACAATTGTTGGAGATACAGACACCGCGCGAAATCAACGATAAGATATTATTGGACTACTTCAAATTTTTGAGGTAA
- a CDS encoding chorismate-binding protein: MRESLLTYTQELLHQNLPFLLLRKSGESNVEILHQNSQKLHETPHDTMSCAVLSKFLSSENQFYIIGEVRKSFSWEIKRRTLDGVAVNLPENVKKEHQSRVQSAVTSLKNGALKKVVLSLKHTVSSSTDSLKILTNLLDEYPKANCYFFHHPSIGTWLGATPETLVSYKDGLLKTMSLAGTKSALADPKIPWGIKEKNEQQLVTDFISNALEKVTGEKPVVGDVETIKAGSLLHLKTSLEVLVDYGKINEVVNELHPTPAVCGLPRQAALDYIRNHENYDRSFYTGYIGIQNPVERRADYYVNLRCLEIDKSNIYLYAGGGITELSIPQDEVQEIENKLMTMARIIT, encoded by the coding sequence TTGCGCGAAAGCCTGCTCACATACACACAAGAACTTCTACATCAAAATCTGCCGTTCTTACTTTTAAGAAAAAGTGGAGAATCCAACGTAGAAATACTCCATCAAAACTCCCAAAAATTACATGAAACGCCACATGACACAATGTCTTGTGCGGTTTTATCAAAATTTTTATCATCTGAAAACCAGTTTTATATCATTGGTGAAGTGAGGAAAAGCTTTTCATGGGAAATTAAAAGGAGAACCTTAGATGGTGTTGCCGTTAATTTGCCAGAAAATGTAAAAAAGGAGCACCAAAGCAGAGTGCAAAGTGCAGTTACATCGCTAAAAAATGGAGCACTCAAAAAGGTGGTGCTCTCTTTGAAGCACACTGTTTCTAGCAGTACTGATTCGCTAAAAATTCTTACTAATTTGCTGGATGAATATCCTAAAGCTAATTGTTATTTCTTCCATCACCCATCTATTGGAACTTGGTTGGGTGCTACACCAGAAACGCTCGTTTCCTACAAAGATGGATTGCTCAAAACCATGTCGTTGGCAGGTACAAAAAGTGCTCTTGCCGATCCCAAAATACCATGGGGAATCAAAGAGAAAAACGAACAGCAATTGGTTACTGATTTCATATCAAATGCACTAGAAAAAGTGACTGGTGAAAAACCCGTTGTTGGAGATGTCGAAACTATCAAAGCAGGTTCCTTACTCCACTTGAAAACATCGCTAGAAGTTCTTGTTGATTACGGTAAAATTAATGAGGTCGTAAATGAATTGCATCCTACTCCAGCAGTTTGTGGTCTTCCCAGACAAGCAGCTTTGGATTACATCAGGAACCATGAAAACTATGACCGCAGTTTTTATACAGGATACATAGGTATTCAAAATCCGGTGGAGCGACGAGCAGATTATTATGTCAACCTTAGGTGCTTGGAAATTGACAAATCAAATATTTATCTATATGCTGGCGGTGGTATTACAGAGTTGAGCATTCCACAGGATGAGGTTCAAGAAATCGAGAATAAGTTGATGACTATGGCGCGAATTATTACTTAA
- a CDS encoding hotdog fold thioesterase: MDKQKILSQCNAICKNTLMETLDIEFIDVGADFLTAKMPVNSRVHQPDGVLHGGASVALAESVGSAASYIFLDTDSFAIRGLEISANHTRSKVDGHVFATARFLHKGRTTQLWEIKITDEEERLISICKLTTIALKKNT, from the coding sequence ATGGACAAACAAAAGATACTATCGCAGTGTAACGCCATTTGTAAGAACACACTTATGGAAACGCTAGATATCGAATTCATCGATGTAGGTGCCGATTTTTTAACGGCAAAAATGCCTGTAAATTCACGCGTGCATCAGCCTGACGGTGTACTTCATGGAGGTGCCAGCGTGGCGCTGGCAGAGTCTGTAGGTAGTGCGGCAAGTTATATATTTCTGGACACGGATTCTTTCGCCATTCGAGGGTTGGAAATTAGTGCCAATCATACCCGATCTAAAGTGGATGGACACGTGTTTGCCACCGCTAGATTCCTACACAAGGGACGAACCACCCAACTATGGGAAATCAAGATTACCGATGAGGAAGAACGTTTGATTTCCATCTGTAAATTAACGACCATAGCTTTAAAGAAAAACACTTAA
- a CDS encoding alpha/beta hydrolase encodes MVKTVSYVHTNSYEVLYPISKSTKNIWICFHGLGYLSLYFKKYFKDLDPETNAVIVLQAPSKFYLDKKFKHVGASWLTRVDTVQEMDNNLHYIDEVIKNEKLVGDPRLILMGYSQGVSIATRFLKHYAQPIKALLMHSGSIPDELSEQDGKLFKSMTDRIIHIVGTEDEYLTEERIEKEQQKIDLLFGEKCEFHRPTIKHEVASDLLISISKTLS; translated from the coding sequence ATGGTAAAGACGGTTTCTTACGTTCACACTAATTCCTATGAAGTATTATATCCTATTAGTAAAAGCACGAAAAACATTTGGATTTGTTTTCATGGCTTGGGCTACCTATCTCTATATTTTAAAAAATATTTCAAGGATCTCGATCCAGAAACAAATGCCGTTATCGTTCTACAGGCTCCTTCTAAATTCTATTTAGATAAGAAATTCAAACACGTCGGTGCCAGTTGGCTCACCAGAGTGGATACAGTTCAGGAAATGGACAACAACCTCCATTATATTGACGAGGTTATCAAGAATGAAAAGTTGGTAGGCGATCCACGTCTTATCCTTATGGGGTATTCCCAAGGTGTTTCCATTGCAACACGTTTCTTGAAGCACTATGCACAGCCTATAAAGGCACTCCTTATGCATAGCGGCAGCATACCTGATGAGTTAAGTGAGCAAGACGGTAAGCTCTTCAAGTCGATGACAGATCGCATCATCCATATTGTCGGAACTGAAGATGAGTACCTCACCGAAGAGCGTATAGAAAAAGAGCAGCAAAAGATCGACCTTTTATTTGGTGAAAAATGTGAGTTTCATCGACCAACGATCAAACATGAAGTAGCCTCAGATCTACTCATATCTATATCTAAAACACTATCCTAA
- a CDS encoding non-canonical purine NTP diphosphatase, whose protein sequence is MQLIFATHNPNKLQEVQQMMPSSIKLLSLEDVQLFDEIPETAATIKENAILKTDYIKTRFDLPVFADDTGLIVPALAGDPGVRSARYAGEHKNSEDNMDLLLSNLEGKENRSAYFLTVISLYLNGKQHVFEGRCDGEILEHRQGDKGFGYDPIFRPNGFDKSFAQMDMDQKSEISHRGKALKKLINYLNGIKID, encoded by the coding sequence ATGCAATTAATATTTGCCACGCATAACCCCAACAAGCTCCAAGAAGTGCAACAAATGATGCCCAGCAGCATTAAACTTTTGAGCCTTGAGGACGTCCAATTATTTGACGAAATTCCAGAGACGGCTGCCACAATTAAAGAAAATGCCATCCTTAAAACTGATTATATCAAAACTAGATTCGACCTTCCTGTTTTTGCAGACGATACCGGTTTGATTGTTCCCGCGCTTGCTGGCGATCCAGGTGTGCGATCTGCGAGATATGCCGGCGAGCATAAAAACAGCGAGGATAACATGGATCTACTGTTATCAAACCTTGAAGGCAAGGAAAACAGATCCGCCTATTTTTTGACCGTCATCTCACTGTATCTAAATGGCAAACAACACGTTTTTGAAGGACGCTGTGATGGCGAGATACTCGAGCATCGACAAGGCGACAAGGGATTTGGCTACGACCCCATTTTTAGACCTAATGGGTTTGATAAGAGTTTTGCGCAAATGGACATGGATCAAAAATCTGAGATTAGCCATCGTGGTAAGGCCCTTAAAAAGCTAATTAACTATTTAAATGGCATCAAAATTGACTAA
- a CDS encoding carboxypeptidase-like regulatory domain-containing protein, giving the protein MKSIRLVVTFLILGAYLGFAQAENNNTQNTSQKATIVNGKVLNAKDNSILQDVNIVNLNKVIGTITKPDGTFEIRAAVNDTLYFSYIGFQTINVRVTEDWIKYGDVTISMTEKGIALEDVVVTDNGLTGYLEIDAKRAPIYATRRFSISGLPEAYEGGNKAPGAVEKTLNSIFNPVDFLFNTFGKEGKSLSKVRRIKEQDEIRNLLQSKYDRETLVNLLQMDKISIDAILRNCQYSKEFITGANDLQILDAISECYEEYKVLKQN; this is encoded by the coding sequence ATGAAATCAATTAGACTAGTTGTTACTTTTTTAATCTTGGGTGCCTATTTAGGTTTCGCTCAAGCCGAAAACAACAACACCCAAAATACCTCGCAAAAAGCAACCATAGTCAATGGTAAAGTCCTCAATGCAAAGGACAACTCCATATTACAGGATGTGAATATTGTGAACCTCAACAAGGTCATAGGAACCATCACCAAACCTGACGGAACTTTTGAAATACGTGCCGCAGTAAATGACACGTTGTACTTTTCATATATTGGATTTCAAACCATCAACGTTAGAGTAACCGAAGACTGGATCAAATATGGTGATGTAACTATATCCATGACTGAAAAAGGAATCGCCCTAGAAGATGTTGTGGTGACCGATAATGGTCTTACTGGCTATCTTGAAATTGATGCCAAGCGCGCTCCTATTTACGCCACACGCAGATTCAGCATTAGTGGTTTACCAGAAGCCTATGAAGGCGGTAACAAAGCACCTGGTGCCGTAGAAAAAACATTGAACTCCATTTTCAACCCTGTAGACTTCTTGTTCAATACCTTCGGTAAAGAAGGGAAATCCTTGAGCAAAGTTCGCAGGATTAAAGAGCAGGACGAGATACGTAATTTACTGCAGTCTAAATATGATAGGGAAACCCTAGTCAACCTATTGCAAATGGACAAAATAAGTATTGACGCGATATTGAGAAACTGTCAATACTCAAAAGAATTTATAACCGGAGCAAACGACCTTCAAATCCTAGACGCCATTAGCGAGTGTTATGAGGAATACAAGGTGCTCAAGCAAAATTGA
- a CDS encoding M28 family metallopeptidase, whose translation MRKTILIASLAITALTSCTSTKTSSTESTAMTPVDNEPRMMEDGKNPLVVKYMNTITAAELKEQLYEYASDDMEGRMTGTPGQRKAVEYLKGKYQVMNVPGGAQNGEYFQSIPQEFFGKREITSENVLAFIEGSEKPEEVLVISAHLDHVGTRNGEVYNGADDDGSGTIALVEIAEAFQQAKEEGNGPKRSILFLHVTAEEIGLQGSKYYAQNPVYPLANTIADLNIDMIGRIDPAREAKTNYVYLIGSDMLSQDLHDMSEKANKTYVNMDLDYTYNGKDDPNRFYYRSDHYSFAEKNVPVIFYFNGTHEDYHKSSDTPDKIEYDLYAQRAQLIFATAWELANADQRPMLK comes from the coding sequence ATACGTAAAACTATTCTTATCGCATCGCTTGCGATTACTGCGCTTACCAGCTGCACCTCAACAAAAACCTCTAGTACAGAATCTACGGCGATGACTCCTGTAGATAATGAACCTAGAATGATGGAAGATGGTAAAAACCCATTAGTGGTGAAATACATGAACACCATCACCGCAGCCGAGCTTAAGGAACAGCTGTATGAGTACGCCAGCGATGATATGGAAGGTCGCATGACTGGAACTCCTGGACAAAGAAAAGCAGTTGAATACCTCAAAGGAAAGTATCAAGTAATGAACGTTCCTGGTGGCGCCCAAAACGGTGAGTATTTCCAAAGCATTCCTCAAGAGTTTTTTGGAAAGAGAGAAATCACTTCAGAAAATGTCTTAGCGTTTATCGAAGGTTCAGAAAAGCCAGAAGAAGTATTAGTCATTTCGGCGCATCTGGATCATGTTGGTACTCGTAATGGCGAAGTGTATAATGGAGCAGATGATGATGGTAGTGGTACCATCGCGCTTGTAGAGATCGCAGAGGCTTTTCAACAAGCTAAGGAAGAAGGAAACGGCCCTAAACGCTCTATTCTATTCCTGCACGTCACCGCAGAGGAAATAGGCTTGCAAGGAAGTAAATATTATGCTCAAAATCCAGTGTATCCGTTAGCTAATACCATCGCAGACCTTAATATTGATATGATAGGTCGTATCGATCCAGCAAGAGAAGCAAAAACCAATTACGTTTACCTTATCGGAAGTGATATGTTGAGCCAAGACCTACATGACATGAGTGAGAAGGCAAATAAGACGTATGTGAATATGGATCTTGACTACACCTATAACGGTAAAGATGATCCTAATCGTTTTTACTATAGATCTGACCATTATAGTTTTGCCGAGAAGAATGTTCCAGTAATCTTCTATTTCAATGGAACTCATGAAGATTACCACAAATCAAGCGACACACCAGACAAGATTGAATACGATTTGTACGCACAGCGCGCACAGTTGATTTTTGCAACCGCATGGGAATTGGCAAATGCAGACCAACGTCCAATGCTTAAATAA
- a CDS encoding DEAD/DEAH box helicase: MQQESNTKIKKLYDYQKRDLGEIFDRIDEKPDDYKLLYQLPTGGGKTVVFSEIVRRYLKQKNKKVVILTHRIELCKQTSKVLDNFQVKNKIINSKVKELDDQKDYQCFVAMVETLNNRIQDDKLKLEDIGLVIVDEAHYNSFRKLFKYFEHCFMLGVTATPLSSNFKLPMKDNYDELIVGDSITSLVDNGFLARAVTHTYDVGLSGLTIGMNGDYTVKSSEKLYTDHSMQDKLLQAYFETSKGKKTLIFNNGIRTSMEVEDTFRRAGLEIRHLDNTNNKEERKEILKWFKKKPDAILTSVSILTTGFDEPSVESIILNRATKSLTLYYQMIGRGSRIYKNKEEFQIIDLGNNVARFGLWNEPVDWQQVFRSPDFYVENIVSDEEIERNFVYKMPEDVKAEFPNTKDFTFDIRGAYKRITKENRKSKEVLDESIAQHVQWCVENSEDVFDARILAKLLKEDIKDRIRRYSYCIINNTNNYKDWLEEDYYRRLRVAIQQEFAGVES; this comes from the coding sequence ATGCAGCAAGAATCCAATACAAAAATCAAAAAACTTTACGATTACCAAAAGCGTGATCTGGGTGAGATTTTTGATAGGATCGATGAGAAACCAGACGATTACAAACTTCTATATCAATTGCCTACCGGTGGTGGAAAGACCGTGGTCTTTTCAGAAATCGTGAGGCGTTACCTTAAACAAAAAAACAAAAAGGTTGTCATCCTAACACACCGTATCGAGTTGTGTAAGCAGACTTCTAAAGTCCTGGATAACTTTCAGGTCAAGAACAAGATCATCAATTCCAAGGTTAAGGAACTGGATGATCAAAAGGATTATCAGTGTTTTGTTGCGATGGTGGAAACCCTCAACAATCGTATTCAGGACGATAAACTTAAGCTGGAAGATATCGGCCTAGTGATCGTGGATGAGGCTCACTATAATAGCTTCCGTAAGTTGTTCAAGTATTTTGAACACTGTTTTATGCTAGGTGTTACCGCGACGCCGCTTAGTTCCAACTTCAAGCTCCCAATGAAGGATAACTATGATGAACTTATTGTAGGTGACAGCATCACATCCCTAGTTGACAATGGTTTTCTTGCTCGTGCGGTAACGCATACCTATGATGTAGGCTTGAGTGGCCTCACCATAGGTATGAATGGAGATTATACGGTAAAGTCCAGTGAAAAGCTTTATACAGACCATTCCATGCAGGACAAGCTCTTGCAGGCTTACTTTGAAACGAGTAAGGGAAAGAAAACGCTCATCTTTAATAATGGTATTAGAACCAGTATGGAAGTTGAGGATACCTTTAGAAGAGCAGGTCTGGAGATTAGACATTTGGATAATACCAATAACAAGGAAGAACGTAAGGAAATCTTGAAGTGGTTCAAGAAAAAGCCAGATGCGATCTTGACCTCGGTAAGTATTTTGACCACTGGTTTTGATGAGCCATCTGTGGAATCCATTATTTTGAATAGAGCGACAAAATCGTTGACTCTATATTACCAGATGATAGGTCGTGGATCACGTATCTACAAGAATAAGGAAGAATTCCAGATCATAGATCTGGGTAACAACGTGGCTCGATTTGGACTTTGGAACGAGCCTGTAGACTGGCAGCAAGTATTTAGATCTCCAGATTTCTATGTGGAGAACATTGTTTCTGACGAAGAGATTGAACGCAATTTCGTTTACAAGATGCCAGAAGACGTCAAGGCAGAATTCCCCAATACCAAAGACTTTACATTTGACATTCGTGGTGCCTATAAGCGCATCACTAAAGAAAACCGAAAATCTAAAGAAGTTCTTGATGAGAGTATCGCGCAGCACGTCCAGTGGTGTGTCGAGAATAGCGAGGACGTGTTTGACGCTCGTATCCTAGCAAAGTTGCTCAAAGAAGATATTAAGGACCGCATACGCCGCTATTCCTATTGCATTATCAACAACACCAACAATTACAAGGATTGGTTAGAAGAGGATTACTACCGCAGGTTGCGCGTCGCGATACAGCAAGAGTTTGCTGGTGTAGAAAGTTAA